From the genome of Pelosinus fermentans DSM 17108:
GCCTTCTTATTATGTCAAATTAGTGACAATTGGGTGACACTTGATTTTAGGAATATCTCAAAATGAAAATTTGAGATATTCCTATGACAAGCCGAGAGTTGGAACAGACCTGCCAAAGAAACATTAATATTAATCTAAGTTTAATAAATTTTTAAATTTTAGATATTCTTTTTCCCAAATTAGGATATCTTCCGGAAAAAATTCCTGCGTTGGAAAGGATGCCCGTATGATTTTTTTCCCTTCACTAATGTCAGTAATTTGTTTATTGGCAATCAATTGAACAAGTATATTTCCTAAAGCGGTTGCTTCAGATGGACCTGCTGCAACGGGTTTATTGCAGGCATTCGCTGTAAATTGGCACATCAGATTTGATTTTGAACCACCGCCGACGACATTAATACTTGTTAATGGTTTGAAAATCATGTGTTCGAGCTTTTCGATAGTCCAACGATATTTAAAAGCTAAGCTTTCATATACACAACGTACTAACGCACCGATGGTTTGCGGTGCTTGTTTGTAATGGTTTGAACAGTAAGTACGGATTTTTTCGGGCATATTTCCAGGAGAAAAAAACAAAGGGTCATCGACGTCTATTAGATAGGCAAAGGGTTTTGCTTCAGTTGCAAAAATCTCAAGTTCAGCATAGCTATATTCTTGATTGTTCTCTTTGTAGTATTCACGAATTTCCTGAATTAGCCATGATCCCATTACATTGCGCAGCAGACGATGTCTCCCTGGATAGCCGCCTTCATTAGCAATATTATATTTTAATCCCTGCTCCGTGATAATAGGTTCTGGTATTTCTGTTCCAACCAAGGCCCAAGTTCCACTGCTAATGATAGCGCAATCTCTATCATTAACAGATGCAAGAAAAGCAGATGCTGTATCATGTTCGCAAACAGCGATAACTTGGAATCCTTTCGTTTGCAGCTGCTTATTGTACTCTTCTTTGGTGGGACCTATAATAGTACCAGGTTGAACTAACTTTCCCAGCATGTCTTTAGGAATTTGAAATGTATCCAAAATGATGTCACACCAGTCTTGGTCTTTAA
Proteins encoded in this window:
- a CDS encoding rhamnulokinase — translated: MNVLAFDLGGSGGKVLLGRYDGTNIHLESVHRFENSPIPINSGLYWNIINIYQQMNIGIRKAISMTNDTIVSLGIDTFSNDFAFIDRTGELLSPVRSYRDHRTQKYKQETYQKMSPETLYSLTGNQNALFNTLMQLSAMRQAGQGHILDNSYKMLFTPDLLINFLTGEFVSEYTISSVSQLYSFKDQDWCDIILDTFQIPKDMLGKLVQPGTIIGPTKEEYNKQLQTKGFQVIAVCEHDTASAFLASVNDRDCAIISSGTWALVGTEIPEPIITEQGLKYNIANEGGYPGRHRLLRNVMGSWLIQEIREYYKENNQEYSYAELEIFATEAKPFAYLIDVDDPLFFSPGNMPEKIRTYCSNHYKQAPQTIGALVRCVYESLAFKYRWTIEKLEHMIFKPLTSINVVGGGSKSNLMCQFTANACNKPVAAGPSEATALGNILVQLIANKQITDISEGKKIIRASFPTQEFFPEDILIWEKEYLKFKNLLNLD